A stretch of the Polyangiaceae bacterium genome encodes the following:
- a CDS encoding response regulator, which yields MTTTLLAIDDSKTMRKVLEITFSGDTYQVLLAENSQQALEKLRAERPALALIDANLGSAGGGYDLCQQIKREAPGVGVLILSSKQQPYDKARGASVGADEFMDKPFDTQQLLDKTGALARRLAEQPPAAARPAPAPAPAPAPAAPIAAASPRPPVVTPRPAAPAIGPAPARPHVQTLVGGPAAPAPAAAPAPPPAPAPAAAPAAAAAAATAGNGEFAERLAGLGLSKEQVDGVLSLSREVVEQIVWEVVPTLAETIIKEEIRRLTAE from the coding sequence TTGACGACCACGCTGCTGGCCATCGACGACAGCAAGACGATGCGAAAGGTGCTCGAGATCACCTTCTCGGGCGACACCTACCAGGTGCTGCTCGCGGAGAACTCGCAGCAAGCCCTCGAGAAGCTGCGCGCCGAGCGGCCGGCCCTCGCTCTCATCGACGCCAACCTCGGCTCCGCCGGCGGAGGCTACGACCTCTGCCAGCAGATCAAGCGGGAGGCTCCGGGCGTCGGGGTGCTGATCTTGTCGAGCAAGCAGCAGCCGTACGACAAGGCGCGGGGCGCCTCCGTGGGCGCTGACGAGTTCATGGACAAGCCGTTCGACACCCAGCAGCTCCTCGACAAGACGGGCGCCCTGGCTCGACGGCTCGCCGAGCAGCCCCCGGCCGCCGCGCGCCCAGCTCCGGCGCCGGCGCCGGCTCCCGCTCCCGCAGCGCCCATCGCCGCGGCGTCACCGCGCCCGCCGGTCGTCACGCCGCGCCCCGCGGCTCCCGCCATCGGCCCTGCCCCCGCGCGCCCGCACGTCCAGACCTTGGTCGGCGGACCCGCAGCGCCGGCGCCCGCCGCAGCGCCGGCTCCGCCACCGGCTCCAGCCCCTGCCGCAGCGCCCGCCGCTGCAGCCGCCGCAGCGACGGCCGGCAACGGTGAGTTCGCAGAGCGACTGGCGGGCCTCGGGCTCAGCAAGGAGCAGGTCGACGGCGTGCTCTCGCTCTCGCGAGAAGTGGTCGAGCAAATCGTGTGGGAGGTCGTTCCCACGCTGGCCGAGACGATCATCAAGGAAGAGATCCGCCGCCTCACGGCGGAGTGA
- the hrcA gene encoding heat-inducible transcription repressor HrcA: MPKRARSILYSVVTEFIATGEPVGSRTLVKKYGFELSAATIRNVLADLEDAGYLAQPHTSAGRVPTEKAFRLFIDALMRVRQLSEEEAHRIEELLSDPHAGPDLLRQTGRLLSDLTGAAAILVRPRIETRTVLKVRFIPTRATELLSVIVFSDGTVENRFISLEAPLSEGELTRLHNALEEGIGGRNLVEVRDHFARALADGRDELAALRQLGLALVNAAIEGVGRAVDVVVEGQARLLGRPGFASTEELRELMRVLEDRERLIMLLDRALSSDRVQVFLGEETSQAVGYPMSVVAAPIHEDGRPGGAVGVIGPTRMDYPSVVPLVGATADAVSAALSRGREPVAPVSENDED; the protein is encoded by the coding sequence CTGCCCAAGCGCGCCCGCTCCATCCTCTACTCCGTGGTGACCGAGTTCATCGCAACGGGCGAGCCGGTCGGCAGCCGGACCTTGGTGAAGAAGTACGGGTTCGAGCTGTCGGCGGCCACCATTCGCAACGTGCTGGCGGATCTGGAGGACGCCGGTTATCTGGCGCAGCCGCACACATCCGCCGGGCGCGTCCCGACGGAGAAGGCCTTCCGGTTGTTCATCGACGCGTTGATGCGCGTGCGCCAGCTCTCCGAAGAGGAGGCTCACCGCATCGAGGAGCTGCTCTCCGACCCCCACGCCGGCCCCGACCTCTTGCGCCAGACCGGTCGTTTGCTCTCCGATTTGACCGGGGCCGCCGCAATCCTGGTGCGCCCGCGCATCGAGACCCGCACCGTGCTCAAGGTGCGGTTCATACCGACCCGGGCCACGGAGCTCCTGAGCGTGATCGTGTTCTCGGACGGGACCGTGGAGAATCGCTTCATCAGTCTCGAGGCGCCGCTGTCCGAGGGCGAGCTCACGCGACTGCACAACGCCCTGGAGGAGGGCATCGGCGGGCGTAACCTGGTCGAGGTACGAGATCACTTTGCCCGCGCGCTGGCGGACGGCCGCGACGAGCTGGCTGCGCTGCGCCAGCTCGGCCTGGCACTGGTCAACGCTGCCATCGAGGGCGTCGGGCGGGCGGTGGACGTGGTGGTCGAAGGCCAGGCTCGCCTCCTCGGGCGACCTGGCTTCGCCAGCACCGAGGAGCTGCGAGAGCTGATGCGAGTGCTCGAGGATCGTGAGAGATTGATCATGCTTCTCGACCGCGCCCTAAGCTCCGATCGGGTACAGGTCTTCCTGGGCGAAGAGACCAGCCAGGCCGTCGGATATCCGATGAGCGTCGTCGCGGCGCCGATTCACGAAGACGGCCGCCCGGGTGGTGCCGTCGGCGTCATCGGACCGACGCGCATGGACTACCCGAGCGTGGTTCCGCTCGTGGGTGCCACGGCGGACGCCGTGAGCGCCGCGCTGTCGCGCGGTCGGGAACCGGTCGCGCCCGTGAGCGAGAACGACGAAGACTGA
- a CDS encoding cyclic nucleotide-binding domain-containing protein — protein MTAPPRLPGTPQGDSPADRALALSLGGELDPALRWAAALLKSEPAGPLGLVVTARLLSAAGRREVAVEGLEVAVARAIDMGNLPLALAACCDLETLGHDPAAHLDTIAKTFCKGSPRLLSKGASPPELPRSAEAFQPLPAALSGKALLGKAQELIHEARQLLARDVAAEPNRPKVVPQPLFGALGRADLRAMLDVFEVKTVAAGTVLIEEGTPGAEAYIVARGELEVRRKTEHDDSLLLARLGNGALFGEMALLSRAPRAASVVAARPSIILVARKDALDAIAARQPEVAQVFADHCRRRMVENLVRTSSILSAVKPNERPALVERFVTRTFEDGDVLINQGHASEGLHLIASGEVAVMHHDGDDTTLIAKLGVGEVVGEVALVLRRPSSADVIAGCPTVTLHLPRERFLELIKEHPAILGELYELAIKRDEETSSIVAQEAADADDFVLL, from the coding sequence ATGACCGCGCCGCCCCGCCTCCCCGGCACTCCGCAGGGAGATAGCCCCGCGGATCGCGCGCTGGCGTTGTCTCTCGGGGGCGAGCTCGACCCCGCGCTGCGATGGGCTGCTGCGCTCTTGAAGAGTGAGCCCGCCGGTCCGCTCGGCCTGGTGGTCACCGCACGCCTGCTGTCCGCGGCGGGGCGCCGCGAGGTCGCGGTCGAGGGGCTCGAGGTCGCGGTGGCGCGGGCCATCGACATGGGCAACCTGCCGCTCGCGCTGGCGGCCTGTTGCGACCTCGAGACGCTGGGACACGATCCGGCGGCTCACCTAGACACGATCGCGAAGACGTTCTGCAAGGGCTCGCCGCGGTTGCTCTCCAAGGGCGCCTCACCGCCAGAGCTGCCGCGCTCGGCGGAGGCTTTCCAGCCGCTGCCAGCGGCGCTGTCCGGCAAGGCCCTGCTGGGCAAGGCCCAGGAGCTGATTCACGAGGCGCGCCAGCTGCTCGCCCGTGACGTCGCCGCGGAGCCGAACCGCCCCAAGGTGGTGCCGCAGCCGCTGTTCGGCGCGCTCGGCCGAGCAGACCTGCGCGCGATGCTCGACGTGTTCGAGGTGAAGACGGTCGCTGCCGGCACCGTGTTGATCGAAGAAGGCACACCCGGCGCCGAGGCGTACATCGTCGCGCGGGGCGAGCTCGAGGTGCGACGCAAGACCGAGCACGACGACTCGCTCTTGCTGGCGCGGCTCGGCAACGGCGCGCTCTTCGGCGAGATGGCGCTCTTGTCGCGCGCGCCCCGCGCTGCCAGCGTGGTCGCGGCGCGCCCCAGCATCATCTTGGTCGCGCGCAAGGACGCGCTGGACGCCATCGCGGCGCGGCAGCCCGAGGTCGCGCAGGTGTTCGCGGACCATTGCCGCCGGCGCATGGTCGAGAACTTGGTGCGCACCAGCAGCATCTTGAGCGCCGTGAAGCCCAACGAGCGCCCGGCGCTGGTGGAGCGCTTCGTGACCCGGACCTTCGAGGATGGGGACGTGCTGATCAACCAGGGCCACGCCTCCGAAGGGCTGCACCTGATCGCCTCGGGGGAGGTGGCGGTGATGCACCACGACGGCGACGACACGACCCTGATCGCGAAGCTGGGCGTGGGAGAGGTCGTCGGCGAGGTGGCGCTGGTGCTGCGCCGCCCGTCCAGCGCGGACGTGATCGCTGGCTGCCCCACCGTCACCTTGCACCTGCCCCGCGAGCGCTTCCTCGAGCTGATCAAGGAGCACCCCGCCATCCTGGGGGAGCTGTACGAGCTCGCCATCAAGCGCGACGAGGAGACCTCGAGCATCGTCGCTCAGGAAGCCGCCGACGCCGACGATTTCGTGCTGCTTTGA
- a CDS encoding UDP-3-O-(3-hydroxymyristoyl)glucosamine N-acyltransferase, with protein sequence MSQGIRLARSSRLPELCASFGGTLDAGLYARSVDRVVVPRAAEAATDLVLFTSARFEALARECPGVVLCSSELGARLPAGNRWRHEHADWVLAELLDAAQAAADEPPAAAIDPSVELGAGAVILPGASVGPGSSIGPNAVVYGNVGIGARVSVGAGAVVGRPGFGWVTGPDGRLRRMPQLGGVVVEDDVEIGALSSIDSGTLAPTRVGRGAKLDAQVHVGHNVEIGAGCLIAAQSGFAGSVVLEPGVLVGGQVGVKDHVRVGAGARLAAKSGVIGDVAAGATVAGFPAVPRVRWLRAMARLLSRSSG encoded by the coding sequence GTGAGCCAGGGCATCCGGCTCGCGCGGAGCTCGAGGCTCCCCGAGCTGTGTGCGAGCTTCGGCGGCACGCTCGACGCCGGTCTCTACGCGCGCAGCGTCGATCGGGTCGTCGTGCCTCGAGCGGCGGAGGCAGCCACCGATCTCGTGCTCTTCACCTCGGCGCGCTTCGAGGCGCTCGCGCGCGAGTGTCCAGGCGTGGTCCTGTGCAGCAGCGAGCTCGGCGCGCGGCTGCCCGCAGGGAATCGCTGGCGGCACGAGCACGCGGACTGGGTGCTCGCCGAGTTGCTCGACGCGGCGCAGGCGGCGGCGGACGAGCCGCCGGCGGCGGCCATCGACCCGAGCGTCGAGCTCGGCGCCGGCGCGGTGATCCTGCCCGGGGCGAGCGTCGGCCCGGGCTCCAGCATCGGCCCGAACGCGGTGGTCTACGGGAACGTCGGTATCGGCGCGCGCGTCTCCGTCGGCGCCGGCGCGGTCGTCGGCCGGCCGGGGTTCGGTTGGGTCACGGGTCCGGATGGACGCCTGCGCCGGATGCCCCAGCTCGGCGGCGTCGTGGTGGAAGACGACGTGGAGATCGGCGCGCTCTCGAGCATCGACTCCGGCACGCTCGCGCCGACGCGTGTCGGCCGTGGCGCGAAGCTCGACGCGCAGGTGCACGTCGGACACAACGTCGAGATCGGCGCCGGCTGCCTGATCGCCGCGCAGTCGGGCTTCGCGGGATCCGTCGTGCTCGAGCCCGGCGTGCTCGTCGGCGGGCAGGTCGGCGTGAAGGACCACGTGCGCGTCGGAGCCGGTGCGCGCCTCGCGGCCAAGAGCGGCGTAATCGGCGACGTAGCCGCCGGTGCGACCGTCGCCGGCTTTCCCGCGGTGCCGCGCGTGCGCTGGCTCAGGGCGATGGCGCGGCTGCTCTCGCGCTCGTCCGGCTGA